Part of the candidate division WOR-3 bacterium genome, AGAATGCATTGAGCTGCGAAGGTCGGTGAGAAGTTACCAGGACAAAGCGTTGACGCTACAGCAGATATCCAATATCTTGTGGTCTGCGCAAGGGCTGACCGAAGACAAGTATGGATTCCGTGCCGTGCCTTCAGCGGGTGCTACATACCCGTTGGTAGTGTTCATTGCCAACAAGGATGGGTTATTCCGCTACATCCCTGAATCTCATGCGTTGAAGCATGAAATAAAGAGAGACATTCGTAAGGACATCGCGAATGCTGCGCTCGGTCAGGGTTTCATAAACGATGCCGGGGTTGTTGTCATCATTACAGCCATTTACGAACGTACTACACAACGTTATGGCGAACGTGGGGTGCGCTATGTACATATCGAAGCGGGTCACTGTGCCCAGAATATCCACCTTGAGGCAGTTGCGCTTGGTTTGGGTTCAGTTCCGGTCGGAGCATTCAACGATGAGAAGTTGAGCAAGTTGCTCAAACTCGAGCGCGAGAAACCTTTGTACGTCATACCGGTTGGCCACACACGTTAAGACGAGACTGAAAAACAAATCCTAAATTTTTGTTTCTAAATACTAATGTCAGAAGAGTCAGGGCAAGACGACATCATGTTCTCGACTTCGCTCGCCTGTTCCGAG contains:
- a CDS encoding SagB/ThcOx family dehydrogenase, which gives rise to MMSILFCVVMGSSDMIKLPDPEFTGRSIEECIELRRSVRSYQDKALTLQQISNILWSAQGLTEDKYGFRAVPSAGATYPLVVFIANKDGLFRYIPESHALKHEIKRDIRKDIANAALGQGFINDAGVVVIITAIYERTTQRYGERGVRYVHIEAGHCAQNIHLEAVALGLGSVPVGAFNDEKLSKLLKLEREKPLYVIPVGHTR